From one Paenibacillus sp. FSL K6-1330 genomic stretch:
- a CDS encoding S1-like domain-containing RNA-binding protein: MSLIAGTLTKLVVSREVSPYGYFLDGGDRDVLLHYSELTGKIEPGDTVEVFIFFDTEDRLAATMKKPYLMLGETAKLEVADVHPRLGCFLEMGLGRQLLLPIRELPELRELHPQVGDHVFVIMEHDKQGRLRAKLAGEQELAPLAFHAPESWKGQWFTALVYKPLQMGTFVIIDGGVIGFGAIGMIHSSERTRMLRLGEEVKVRVSHIREDGRVNLSMVPQKEIGRTDDADRLLAFLKERPGHGMPYSDETPPDIIKQRFGISKSAFKRALGKLMKDGLVTQKDSWTYMVNQEENSGSNE, from the coding sequence ATGAGTCTGATTGCCGGCACATTAACGAAACTCGTCGTTTCCAGAGAAGTGTCCCCTTATGGTTATTTTCTGGATGGCGGAGATCGGGATGTGCTTCTTCATTATTCAGAGCTCACGGGTAAGATTGAGCCGGGGGATACGGTAGAGGTCTTTATATTCTTTGATACGGAAGACCGCCTGGCCGCTACGATGAAGAAGCCTTACCTTATGTTGGGTGAAACCGCTAAGCTTGAGGTGGCGGACGTCCATCCGCGCCTCGGCTGTTTCCTCGAGATGGGGCTTGGCAGGCAGCTTCTGCTTCCAATCCGAGAATTGCCGGAGTTGCGGGAGCTTCACCCCCAAGTGGGAGACCATGTGTTTGTCATCATGGAGCATGATAAGCAAGGACGACTTCGCGCGAAACTTGCCGGAGAACAAGAGCTTGCTCCGCTTGCGTTCCATGCGCCTGAATCGTGGAAGGGCCAATGGTTCACTGCTCTGGTGTACAAGCCGCTCCAGATGGGCACGTTTGTCATCATCGATGGCGGTGTGATCGGTTTCGGCGCGATTGGTATGATCCATTCCTCGGAACGGACACGTATGCTGCGGCTTGGTGAAGAGGTGAAGGTCCGGGTCAGCCATATTCGGGAAGATGGCAGGGTCAACCTGTCCATGGTTCCGCAAAAAGAGATCGGCCGGACGGATGATGCAGACCGGCTGCTTGCTTTTCTGAAGGAGCGTCCGGGCCATGGGATGCCGTATTCGGATGAAACGCCGCCCGACATCATTAAGCAGCGGTTCGGTATTAGCAAATCCGCCTTTAAACGCGCGCTTGGCAAGCTGATGAAGGACGGTTTGGTTACGCAAAAGGACAGCTGGACGTATATGGTCAATCAAGAGGAGAACTCCGGATCAAACGAATAA
- a CDS encoding Gfo/Idh/MocA family oxidoreductase encodes MEQVRVGVIGLGMGFSHARSLASGRIKGARLSAICDLNPAKQEEARATLPSDVKIWSDTDAMISSGEIDAVIIATPHYAHPQVAIECLNHGLHVLIEKPAGVYTKQVREMNRAAEASDKVFSIMYNQRCNPLYKKLRELIADGELGEVRRMNWIVTNWYRSQSYYDSGGWRATWAGEGGGVLINQSPHQLDLWQWTTGMMPKRIRAFCAFGKYRNIEVEDDVTAYAEYENGATAVFITTTGEAPGTNRYEVTGDRGKIVIEDGKLTFWRLRVPEPEFNREYTGGFGEPECWKCEVPISGDNPQHSGIIQNFADAILHGTPLIAPGEEGIHGLTLSNAMHLSTWTDNWVDLPLNEELYYEMLQERITHSSAQKTVKEIGPVDMSKTFGTY; translated from the coding sequence ATGGAACAGGTAAGAGTAGGGGTAATCGGACTGGGGATGGGTTTTTCGCATGCCAGATCGCTGGCGTCCGGAAGGATCAAAGGCGCGCGGCTTAGCGCTATATGCGATCTGAATCCAGCCAAGCAGGAAGAAGCGAGGGCAACGCTGCCTTCGGACGTAAAAATTTGGAGTGATACGGACGCTATGATCTCATCGGGGGAGATAGATGCGGTAATTATTGCTACGCCCCATTATGCCCATCCTCAAGTGGCGATCGAGTGCCTGAATCATGGACTCCATGTCCTGATCGAGAAACCGGCAGGCGTTTACACGAAGCAGGTACGGGAAATGAATCGCGCGGCAGAAGCCAGTGACAAAGTGTTCTCAATTATGTACAACCAGCGCTGTAACCCGCTATATAAGAAGCTGAGAGAGCTTATTGCCGACGGCGAACTCGGCGAAGTCCGGAGGATGAACTGGATCGTAACGAATTGGTACCGGTCCCAGAGCTATTATGATTCAGGCGGATGGCGAGCTACCTGGGCTGGAGAAGGCGGAGGGGTGCTGATTAACCAGTCCCCGCATCAGCTGGACCTCTGGCAGTGGACGACCGGCATGATGCCAAAGAGAATTCGTGCATTTTGTGCTTTCGGTAAGTACCGGAACATCGAAGTCGAAGATGACGTGACGGCTTATGCGGAATACGAGAATGGTGCTACAGCCGTCTTTATTACGACAACGGGTGAAGCCCCGGGCACTAACCGATATGAAGTGACGGGAGACCGCGGAAAAATCGTTATCGAGGACGGCAAGCTCACCTTCTGGCGCCTCCGTGTGCCAGAGCCGGAATTCAATCGGGAGTATACCGGGGGCTTCGGCGAACCGGAATGCTGGAAATGCGAGGTGCCGATCTCGGGGGATAATCCGCAGCATAGCGGCATTATCCAGAACTTTGCGGATGCTATTTTGCATGGAACGCCATTGATTGCCCCGGGTGAAGAGGGAATTCATGGATTGACGCTGTCCAATGCCATGCATCTGTCCACCTGGACCGACAATTGGGTTGATCTGCCTCTTAACGAAGAGCTGTATTACGAAATGCTGCAGGAACGGATCACACATTCTTCCGCTCAGAAAACGGTCAAGGAGATCGGACCGGTGGATATGAGCAAGACGTTTGGAACCTATTAA
- a CDS encoding sugar phosphate isomerase/epimerase has product MKLSVFTVATPDLQPEELAKAAADAGIEGIEWRFKEIPEEAAGEKPSFWRHNRCSMDPNGTQEDWLRFQQAADKHGRRSLAVVPYLTCGDVEATEKVMQAAKLIGASFIRVGIPGYDRKRNYNELYDQAVRYLHEVQDLAAAYGVKGVVETHHLTITPSAGLTHRLVSHFNPQHIGVLYDPGNMVHEGYENYRMGLELLGPFLAHVHVKNGGYRKTPSEDGTAATWSGEWVPLAQGAVPWKQVIQDLQSVGYEGYYGIEDFSGTFQSRELLVRFAEQMKLWSDQKQNA; this is encoded by the coding sequence ATGAAACTGTCCGTATTTACAGTCGCAACTCCTGACTTACAGCCTGAGGAGTTGGCAAAAGCCGCGGCGGATGCCGGTATTGAAGGAATCGAATGGCGTTTCAAGGAGATTCCGGAAGAAGCTGCAGGGGAGAAACCCTCCTTCTGGCGGCATAATCGCTGCTCCATGGATCCAAACGGCACGCAGGAGGATTGGCTCAGGTTTCAGCAAGCAGCCGACAAGCATGGCCGGCGGAGTCTTGCGGTCGTCCCTTATCTGACATGCGGCGACGTGGAAGCAACGGAGAAGGTCATGCAAGCGGCCAAGCTGATCGGAGCCTCCTTTATTCGCGTGGGTATTCCGGGATATGACCGAAAGCGAAATTACAATGAACTGTACGACCAGGCGGTCCGTTATCTGCATGAGGTACAGGATCTCGCTGCGGCATACGGGGTCAAGGGAGTAGTGGAAACACATCATCTTACGATCACTCCGAGCGCGGGTTTGACGCACCGGCTTGTATCTCACTTCAATCCGCAGCATATCGGCGTGCTGTATGATCCGGGCAACATGGTCCATGAAGGTTACGAGAACTACCGGATGGGCTTGGAGCTTCTTGGTCCCTTCCTGGCTCATGTCCATGTGAAAAACGGAGGCTACCGCAAAACGCCTTCCGAGGATGGCACCGCGGCGACGTGGTCCGGGGAATGGGTCCCGCTTGCCCAGGGGGCCGTGCCATGGAAGCAGGTTATACAGGATCTGCAGTCGGTTGGTTACGAAGGTTATTACGGGATCGAGGATTTTAGCGGAACGTTCCAGTCCAGGGAATTGCTTGTTCGTTTTGCCGAGCAGATGAAGTTGTGGTCAGATCAGAAACAAAACGCGTAG
- the leuS gene encoding leucine--tRNA ligase — translation MTDNQPTGHGYQPQAIEPKWQQYWDENKTFKTEDTSSKPKFYALDMFPYPSGAGLHVGHPEGYTATDIVSRYKRMRGYNVLHPMGWDAFGLPAEQYAMDTGKHPREFTVQNIDTFRRQIKSLGFSYDWDREISTTDPEYYKWTQWIFIQLYKRGLAYVAEVPVNWCEALGTVLANEEVIDGKSERGGHPVVRKPMRQWILRITEYADRLLEDLDELDWSESLKDMQRNWIGKSTGAEVRFDIEGYDGHLEVFTTRPDTLFGASYCVLAPEHDLVDKITSADQREAVKAYQDQAARKSDLERTDLAKDKTGVFTGAYAINPVNGAKVPIWIADYVLAGYGTGAIMAVPGHDSRDWEFAKQFGLPIIEVVQGGNVEEEAYSGSGAHVNSGFLNGLDNEEAIQAMNEWLEQEGKGKKKVTYRLRDWLFSRQRYWGEPIPILHLEDGTMKTVPEDQLPLLLPDVDQIKPSGTGESPLANVTEWVETVDPETGMKARRETNTMPQWAGSCWYYLRYIDPRNNEELCSKEKQKEWLPVDLYIGGVEHAVLHLLYARFWHKVLYDLGVVDTKEPFQKLVNQGMILGNNNEKMSKSRGNVINPDDIVNEYGADTLRVYEMFMGPLEATKPWNTNGVEGTHRFLSRVWRLFIGDDGQLNPKIAEGEGADEFKRTLHKTIKKVTEDFEHMRFNTAISQLMVFINEGYKTEKLPRKAMENFVQLLSPLAPHLAEELWSRLGYTESVTYVPWPEYDEAWTVEAEVEIVVQVNGKIVERAKISKDMDQEAMQQHSLSLPNVKQALEGKSIRKIIAVPGKLVNIVAG, via the coding sequence ATGACGGACAATCAACCAACGGGCCACGGCTATCAGCCGCAGGCCATCGAACCGAAGTGGCAGCAATACTGGGATGAGAACAAAACCTTTAAAACGGAAGATACCTCATCCAAACCGAAATTTTATGCGCTGGATATGTTTCCATATCCATCAGGCGCAGGCTTGCACGTAGGGCATCCGGAGGGATACACGGCGACTGACATCGTGTCCCGTTACAAGCGGATGCGCGGATACAATGTGCTTCATCCTATGGGATGGGATGCCTTCGGTCTGCCAGCGGAGCAGTATGCAATGGACACAGGCAAACATCCTCGCGAGTTTACCGTGCAAAATATTGATACATTCCGCCGCCAGATCAAATCTCTCGGCTTCTCGTATGACTGGGACCGCGAGATCAGCACCACCGATCCGGAATATTATAAATGGACCCAGTGGATCTTTATCCAGCTCTATAAGCGCGGCCTTGCCTATGTGGCTGAAGTACCGGTGAACTGGTGCGAAGCGCTCGGTACCGTGCTTGCGAACGAAGAGGTCATCGACGGCAAGAGTGAACGCGGAGGCCATCCGGTCGTACGTAAACCGATGCGCCAATGGATTCTGCGTATTACCGAATACGCGGATCGTCTGCTTGAGGATCTGGATGAATTGGACTGGAGCGAGAGCCTGAAGGATATGCAGCGCAACTGGATTGGCAAATCCACAGGCGCTGAGGTTCGTTTTGACATCGAAGGGTACGATGGTCATCTGGAGGTGTTCACAACCCGTCCAGATACGCTGTTCGGGGCAAGCTACTGTGTCCTGGCGCCGGAGCATGACCTCGTGGATAAGATTACGTCAGCCGATCAGCGTGAAGCCGTCAAGGCTTATCAAGATCAAGCAGCTCGTAAAAGCGACCTGGAGCGGACGGATCTGGCCAAGGATAAAACTGGTGTATTTACGGGTGCGTACGCTATCAATCCGGTAAACGGCGCTAAAGTGCCGATCTGGATCGCGGATTACGTGCTTGCTGGCTATGGAACGGGAGCCATTATGGCGGTTCCGGGTCATGACAGCCGCGACTGGGAGTTTGCGAAGCAATTCGGTCTTCCGATTATTGAAGTTGTTCAGGGTGGAAATGTCGAGGAGGAAGCATACAGCGGCAGTGGCGCGCATGTGAATTCCGGCTTCCTGAATGGGTTGGATAATGAAGAGGCTATCCAGGCGATGAATGAATGGCTGGAGCAAGAGGGCAAGGGCAAGAAGAAGGTAACTTACCGTCTGCGCGACTGGCTGTTTAGCCGTCAACGCTATTGGGGTGAGCCGATTCCGATTCTGCATCTGGAAGACGGAACGATGAAGACCGTGCCGGAGGATCAGCTTCCATTGCTGCTGCCGGATGTGGATCAGATTAAACCGTCCGGTACCGGCGAATCGCCGCTGGCTAACGTTACGGAGTGGGTGGAAACGGTAGATCCCGAAACGGGCATGAAAGCCCGCCGCGAGACCAATACGATGCCGCAATGGGCTGGCAGCTGCTGGTACTACCTGCGTTATATCGATCCGCGTAATAATGAGGAATTGTGCTCCAAGGAGAAGCAGAAGGAATGGCTGCCGGTTGACCTGTACATCGGTGGTGTGGAGCATGCGGTGCTTCATTTGCTGTATGCACGCTTCTGGCACAAAGTATTGTATGACCTGGGTGTTGTCGATACGAAGGAGCCTTTCCAGAAACTGGTCAATCAGGGTATGATCCTGGGCAACAATAATGAAAAAATGAGTAAATCCCGCGGCAATGTCATCAATCCGGATGATATTGTTAACGAATACGGTGCCGACACGCTGCGCGTGTACGAGATGTTCATGGGGCCGCTGGAAGCGACCAAGCCATGGAATACCAACGGGGTTGAAGGAACGCATCGTTTCCTCTCCCGCGTGTGGCGCCTGTTCATCGGAGACGACGGTCAATTGAACCCTAAAATCGCGGAAGGCGAGGGTGCGGACGAATTCAAACGTACGCTGCACAAAACGATTAAGAAAGTAACCGAAGACTTTGAACATATGCGCTTTAACACAGCGATCAGCCAGCTGATGGTATTCATCAACGAGGGATACAAGACGGAAAAGCTTCCGCGCAAAGCGATGGAGAACTTCGTTCAGCTGCTTTCCCCGCTGGCCCCTCACCTGGCTGAAGAGCTGTGGAGCCGTTTAGGCTACACGGAGAGCGTAACCTACGTGCCATGGCCGGAGTATGATGAGGCTTGGACTGTAGAGGCCGAAGTTGAGATTGTTGTTCAAGTTAACGGCAAAATCGTAGAACGTGCCAAAATCTCGAAAGACATGGACCAAGAAGCCATGCAACAACATAGCCTCTCCCTTCCGAATGTCAAGCAGGCGCTGGAAGGAAAGAGTATTCGCAAAATTATTGCCGTACCGGGTAAACTGGTCAATATCGTGGCCGGTTAA
- a CDS encoding Gfo/Idh/MocA family oxidoreductase has translation MDRSNGMLYAPVGKAQPVCKPGEFMFAAMSLEHGHIYGMCNGLIEAGATLKWVYDSDPAKVAAFCKAYPSVTVASSEAQVLEDAEVHLVAAAAIPSERCELGLKVMSHGKDYFTDKTPFTTLEQVNAARAKAAETGKKYMVYYSERLHVESAVHAGRLIQDGAIGRVVQVMGTGPHRLNAPSRPDWFFRHQQYGGILCDIGSHQIEQFLFFAGCRDAKVLSSKVGNYANPDYPELEDFGDATLVGDNGATNYFRVDWLTPGGLGTWGDGRTFILGTEGYIELRKYIDIARHAQGDHLYLVNGEGEFHMELQGKVGYPFFGELILDCLERTEHAMSQEHAFKAGELCVIAQNEAVRIP, from the coding sequence ATGGACCGCAGTAATGGAATGCTCTACGCGCCGGTGGGCAAGGCCCAGCCGGTGTGCAAGCCCGGAGAGTTTATGTTTGCTGCCATGTCGCTGGAGCATGGGCATATATACGGCATGTGTAACGGATTGATCGAGGCCGGGGCTACGCTGAAGTGGGTATATGACTCAGACCCCGCGAAGGTTGCGGCTTTTTGCAAGGCTTACCCAAGTGTAACCGTCGCTTCATCCGAGGCACAGGTGCTAGAGGATGCGGAGGTTCATCTGGTAGCCGCTGCGGCTATTCCTTCGGAACGATGCGAACTTGGCCTGAAGGTCATGTCGCATGGGAAGGATTATTTTACGGATAAGACGCCTTTCACCACGCTGGAGCAGGTGAACGCTGCTCGCGCGAAGGCGGCGGAGACGGGCAAGAAGTACATGGTCTATTACAGTGAACGGCTGCATGTGGAGAGTGCCGTCCATGCAGGAAGGCTGATCCAGGACGGGGCGATAGGGCGAGTGGTGCAAGTGATGGGAACAGGTCCGCACCGTTTAAATGCGCCTTCCCGTCCGGACTGGTTTTTCCGTCATCAACAGTATGGTGGCATTCTGTGTGATATCGGCTCCCACCAGATTGAACAATTTTTGTTTTTTGCCGGTTGCCGCGATGCCAAGGTGCTCAGCAGCAAGGTGGGCAATTATGCGAATCCGGATTACCCGGAGCTGGAGGATTTTGGAGATGCGACGCTTGTAGGAGACAACGGGGCCACGAATTACTTCCGTGTCGACTGGCTGACACCTGGAGGCCTTGGCACCTGGGGCGACGGAAGAACCTTTATTCTGGGGACGGAAGGGTACATCGAGCTTCGCAAATATATCGATATTGCAAGGCATGCGCAAGGCGATCATCTGTACCTGGTTAATGGCGAGGGAGAGTTTCATATGGAGCTTCAAGGCAAGGTGGGCTATCCATTCTTCGGGGAGCTTATCCTGGATTGTCTGGAACGTACGGAGCATGCCATGTCCCAGGAGCACGCTTTCAAAGCCGGAGAATTGTGCGTCATCGCCCAAAATGAGGCCGTGCGCATTCCATAA
- the rsfS gene encoding ribosome silencing factor, whose product MTLKPNELLNVAVTAAEDKKAMDIVVLDLRGISLIADYFVICHGNSDTQVQAIATEIRKQAHDAGVALRGLEGMDAARWVLMDLGDVIVHIFHRDEREYYNIERLWSDAKVVENV is encoded by the coding sequence ATGACGTTGAAACCGAATGAATTATTAAATGTGGCAGTGACTGCCGCAGAAGATAAAAAAGCGATGGATATCGTGGTTCTGGATCTTAGAGGAATCTCCCTGATCGCAGACTATTTTGTCATTTGCCATGGTAACTCGGATACACAAGTGCAAGCGATCGCAACCGAAATTCGTAAACAGGCTCATGATGCAGGAGTGGCTTTGCGTGGACTGGAGGGAATGGATGCAGCCCGCTGGGTGCTGATGGATCTCGGAGACGTGATCGTTCATATCTTCCATCGCGATGAGCGCGAATATTACAACATCGAACGACTGTGGTCAGATGCTAAAGTGGTGGAGAACGTATGA
- a CDS encoding ComEA family DNA-binding protein, whose amino-acid sequence MRRVSLGWSLAATIAGCGFILFAGGTNQGIEGWQPLNDQLEQVVAAEENAGVKTSGADSRHKDVEPAGASAEPEADVKNAANTTQAGQIEPAHNAKEPMPNQDQGVAGSSTADHIAPSSTSGQSTSASVPPQAEGVGQQLQQQTPVNSVVQQPAAPDSSGLINVNTADAATLMELPGIGEAKAKAIIDYRNQFGPFRSQADLMNVKGIGPKMLEKMKPYVGL is encoded by the coding sequence ATGAGACGAGTATCTTTAGGTTGGAGTCTTGCCGCAACGATTGCGGGCTGCGGGTTCATCTTGTTTGCTGGCGGTACGAATCAGGGGATCGAGGGCTGGCAGCCGCTAAACGATCAGCTGGAGCAGGTGGTTGCTGCCGAAGAGAATGCGGGTGTGAAGACATCTGGGGCTGATTCCCGGCATAAGGACGTGGAACCGGCTGGAGCATCTGCTGAGCCCGAAGCGGACGTGAAAAATGCTGCAAACACCACTCAGGCTGGGCAGATCGAGCCTGCACATAACGCGAAGGAGCCCATGCCAAACCAAGACCAAGGAGTGGCAGGGAGCAGTACAGCAGATCATATCGCCCCATCTTCAACCTCTGGCCAATCTACTTCGGCCTCGGTTCCACCTCAGGCTGAAGGTGTCGGTCAGCAGTTACAGCAGCAAACCCCTGTTAACAGTGTAGTACAGCAACCAGCAGCTCCGGATTCATCCGGGTTGATTAATGTCAACACGGCGGATGCCGCAACGCTCATGGAGCTGCCTGGCATTGGCGAGGCGAAGGCCAAGGCGATTATCGATTATCGAAATCAGTTTGGTCCATTTCGAAGTCAGGCGGACTTGATGAACGTAAAGGGCATCGG
- a CDS encoding class I SAM-dependent methyltransferase, with product MLSYRKFAYVYDQLMEDMPYPDWIRFARTAWDKHGMPKSVVELGCGTGSITIPLVNSGFEVTGIDLSADMLSVARRKLEGTSQGHRLFREGSVRWVQQDMRSWELPEQVDSVISFCDCVNYLLEEKDIRSAFTRTYNGLKEGGTFLFDVHHPNTLLRYDEEQPFVLDEREVSYIWTCDLDERRMEIEHHLSIFARDGQDPTVYRRFEETHVQRGYDPEWMKVELVKAGFRDVKCYADFEWMEAGQDASRLFYVAVK from the coding sequence ATGTTGTCTTACCGCAAGTTTGCTTACGTATATGATCAACTCATGGAAGACATGCCGTACCCGGATTGGATTCGTTTTGCGAGAACCGCCTGGGATAAGCACGGAATGCCAAAAAGCGTCGTTGAGCTCGGGTGCGGGACAGGCAGCATTACCATTCCGCTCGTGAACTCCGGTTTCGAGGTAACAGGAATTGATCTGTCGGCAGATATGCTCTCAGTTGCTAGACGCAAGCTGGAGGGTACATCCCAGGGGCATCGATTGTTCCGGGAAGGCAGCGTCCGCTGGGTACAACAGGACATGCGTTCGTGGGAGCTGCCCGAGCAGGTGGATTCCGTCATTTCATTTTGTGATTGTGTGAACTATCTGCTGGAGGAAAAGGACATCCGCTCCGCATTTACAAGGACCTACAACGGTCTCAAGGAAGGCGGCACGTTCCTGTTTGATGTGCATCACCCGAACACACTGCTTCGATACGACGAAGAACAGCCCTTTGTGCTGGACGAACGGGAAGTGTCCTACATTTGGACATGCGACCTGGATGAACGACGGATGGAGATTGAGCATCATCTCTCCATCTTTGCACGTGACGGCCAAGACCCTACGGTCTACCGTCGCTTTGAGGAAACGCATGTGCAGCGGGGATATGACCCCGAATGGATGAAGGTCGAGCTGGTTAAGGCCGGATTCCGGGATGTGAAATGTTATGCCGATTTTGAGTGGATGGAAGCGGGGCAGGATGCATCCCGGCTGTTCTACGTTGCCGTAAAATAA
- a CDS encoding AraC family transcriptional regulator: MTSSADMMPGFDRMQLQAPFDLTYYNEQPLSGGQFHSHAFYEIYYFHEGRCTYLIGDSVFTLKPGDLLLMNGLTLHCPNVEPDSRYVRSILHFDPAWICKGLSDTGKSILLDPFETLRNHRMTLTGANRDEFEGMLADMHRLSASTAGFRQERMTLRIQEMMYVIADWCQGAVQDQDSISEKERHVQHVVSFVEENYMQDLTLEQIARDMHITKHYLSSLFKEVTGTTVFKYLYHRRINQAKILLRLHPHLSITEISQAAGFKHLAHFSRMFKAMVGTTPEYYRRSGEELSLT; this comes from the coding sequence ATGACCTCATCTGCCGATATGATGCCAGGCTTTGACCGCATGCAGCTGCAGGCGCCGTTCGATCTGACCTATTACAATGAACAGCCGTTGTCCGGAGGACAGTTTCACTCGCATGCTTTTTATGAAATTTATTATTTCCATGAAGGACGCTGCACTTATTTGATCGGCGATTCCGTTTTCACGCTGAAGCCGGGGGATCTGCTCTTGATGAACGGGCTTACGCTTCACTGTCCGAATGTGGAGCCCGATTCCAGATATGTCAGAAGCATTTTGCATTTTGATCCGGCCTGGATCTGCAAGGGGCTTTCGGATACGGGCAAATCGATATTGCTGGATCCATTCGAAACGCTGCGAAATCATCGCATGACACTGACAGGGGCGAACCGGGATGAATTTGAAGGCATGCTGGCCGATATGCATCGCCTCTCGGCATCCACGGCCGGTTTTCGTCAGGAACGGATGACCTTGCGTATTCAAGAGATGATGTACGTCATCGCGGACTGGTGCCAGGGTGCTGTGCAGGATCAGGACTCCATCTCCGAGAAAGAACGGCATGTCCAACATGTCGTGTCGTTTGTCGAGGAAAATTATATGCAGGATCTGACGCTGGAGCAAATCGCCCGCGATATGCATATTACGAAGCACTATTTATCCTCCTTGTTTAAGGAGGTTACTGGAACGACGGTGTTTAAATATTTGTATCACCGGCGGATTAACCAAGCTAAAATTTTGCTCAGGCTCCATCCTCATCTCAGCATCACGGAGATCAGCCAGGCGGCAGGCTTCAAGCATTTGGCTCATTTCAGCAGGATGTTCAAGGCCATGGTCGGGACGACACCGGAATATTATCGCAGAAGCGGAGAAGAGCTTTCGTTGACTTGA
- the comER gene encoding late competence protein ComER, producing MKVGFIGTGSMGSLLIDAFIQSGALLPEQIRVSNRSPEKPLQLAKRHPGLTVCSCNMETASQSDLIFLCIKPLEFKSVISEIKDRLEARQIAISITSPVQLIHLESTLPCKVAKIIPSITNLTGGGASLCMYGSRIKEEDRQLIESLLSYISRPLEILESHTRITSDFSSCGPAFLSLFMEKWIDAAVEITGIDRRTLNALAGEMLLGTGKLLTEEGFSPEQLQERVAVPGGITAQALALLDSNLNGLFYQLIKTTHDKYEEDLAKLDAAFGFTINRPRY from the coding sequence ATGAAGGTTGGTTTTATCGGTACGGGCAGCATGGGTAGTCTGTTGATCGATGCCTTCATTCAATCGGGCGCACTCCTGCCTGAGCAGATTCGGGTCAGCAACCGAAGCCCTGAAAAGCCGCTGCAGCTGGCAAAACGTCATCCCGGTCTGACGGTATGCAGCTGTAACATGGAGACGGCTTCTCAGAGCGACCTGATATTCCTATGTATCAAGCCGCTTGAATTCAAATCGGTCATCAGCGAAATCAAAGACAGGCTTGAAGCCCGGCAAATCGCGATATCTATCACGAGTCCGGTCCAATTGATCCATCTGGAATCAACGCTGCCCTGCAAGGTGGCGAAAATCATACCGAGCATCACCAACTTAACCGGAGGCGGAGCATCGTTATGCATGTATGGTTCCCGAATAAAAGAAGAAGACAGGCAGCTTATAGAAAGCCTCCTGTCTTATATCAGCAGGCCGCTCGAGATACTGGAATCGCACACACGAATCACTTCCGATTTCTCCAGCTGCGGACCTGCTTTTTTAAGTTTATTCATGGAAAAATGGATCGACGCTGCCGTTGAAATAACCGGAATCGACCGCAGGACCCTTAATGCATTAGCCGGTGAAATGCTGCTTGGCACCGGCAAGCTGCTAACGGAGGAGGGCTTCTCCCCCGAACAGCTGCAAGAGCGGGTTGCGGTTCCCGGAGGCATCACAGCTCAGGCTTTGGCACTGCTTGATTCAAACCTGAACGGATTGTTCTACCAATTGATCAAAACCACACACGACAAGTATGAGGAGGATTTGGCCAAACTGGATGCTGCCTTCGGTTTTACGATTAACCGGCCACGATATTGA